The following proteins come from a genomic window of Solwaraspora sp. WMMA2065:
- the accB gene encoding acetyl-CoA carboxylase biotin carboxyl carrier protein, with protein sequence MTTAAANGTPAGPEPAGQLRRLAEQTRTLVGELTGPLRRVQVRHGDTVIEIEWHDRTTSVAATPSPPADASATGPTAPAADQAAPAAGHRIGSPIVGTFYRAAEPGGTPFVEVGDSIEPGQVIGIVEAMKLMNEITTDRPGVVVEILAGDGDPVEFDQPLITVAPG encoded by the coding sequence ATGACCACTGCCGCCGCCAACGGAACACCGGCCGGGCCGGAGCCGGCCGGCCAGCTGCGCCGGCTCGCCGAGCAGACCCGGACGCTGGTCGGTGAACTCACCGGTCCGCTGCGCCGGGTCCAGGTCCGGCACGGCGACACGGTGATCGAGATCGAGTGGCACGACCGGACGACGTCGGTCGCGGCCACGCCGTCGCCCCCGGCCGACGCGTCGGCGACCGGACCGACCGCACCGGCGGCGGACCAGGCCGCGCCAGCGGCCGGGCACCGGATCGGATCACCGATCGTCGGCACGTTCTACCGGGCCGCGGAGCCCGGCGGAACGCCGTTCGTCGAGGTCGGCGACTCGATCGAGCCGGGTCAGGTGATCGGGATCGTCGAGGCGATGAAGCTGATGAACGAGATCACCACCGACCGGCCAGGTGTGGTCGTGGAGATCCTGGCCGGCGACGGCGATCCGGTCGAGTTCGACCAGCCGCTGATCACCGTGGCACCGGGCTGA
- a CDS encoding acetyl-CoA carboxylase biotin carboxylase subunit — MFEKILIANRGEIALRVARACRELGVRTVAVHSTADRDSAVVRFADEAVQIGPPPSRASYLNAAAIVEAARRTGAQAVHPGYGFLSEDVDFAEICAENSLVFIGPPPQVMQALGDKAKARDVFGAAGLPLPPGSREPVPSSAHAAAVAAETGYPVIIKAAAGGGGRGMTVVTDEADLAPAYHRTRQTARAVFGDDRVYLERFLTQARHVEVQVLCDGHGNGVHLGTRDCSVQRRHQKLIEEGPAPTLPAAMLDEMAAAALRGALAVGYVGAGTFEFLVDEHDQFHFIEMNCRIQVEHPVTEMITGVDLVQEQIHIACGTPLRLRQPDIRPRGVAVECRVNAEDPQRGFTPTPGRLDRFEIPGGPFTRVDTHGHTGYVVGPHYDPLLAKVVVWAPDRELALNRMERALSEFEVRGPGVHTTIPFLRRVLDDAMFRKGRLSTGLVGRLLDEPSQIRTA; from the coding sequence GTGTTCGAGAAGATCCTGATCGCCAACCGGGGAGAGATCGCGCTGCGGGTCGCCCGGGCCTGCCGGGAACTTGGCGTACGGACCGTCGCGGTGCACTCCACCGCGGACCGCGACTCGGCGGTGGTCCGGTTCGCCGACGAGGCGGTACAGATCGGCCCGCCGCCGAGCCGGGCCAGCTACCTCAACGCGGCGGCGATCGTCGAAGCGGCCCGGCGCACCGGTGCCCAGGCCGTCCACCCCGGATACGGCTTCCTCTCCGAGGACGTCGACTTCGCCGAAATCTGCGCGGAGAACAGCCTGGTCTTCATCGGGCCGCCGCCGCAGGTCATGCAGGCCCTCGGGGACAAAGCCAAGGCCCGGGACGTGTTCGGGGCGGCCGGCCTGCCGCTGCCGCCGGGCAGCCGGGAGCCGGTGCCCAGCAGTGCCCACGCCGCCGCAGTCGCCGCCGAAACCGGCTATCCGGTCATCATCAAGGCGGCGGCCGGCGGCGGTGGGCGGGGAATGACAGTGGTCACCGACGAAGCGGACCTGGCACCGGCGTACCACCGGACCCGGCAGACCGCCCGGGCGGTCTTCGGCGACGACCGGGTCTACCTGGAACGGTTCCTCACCCAGGCCCGGCACGTCGAGGTGCAGGTGCTCTGCGACGGCCACGGCAACGGGGTGCACCTGGGCACCCGGGACTGCTCGGTGCAGCGGCGGCATCAGAAGCTGATCGAGGAGGGTCCGGCACCGACGCTGCCGGCAGCAATGCTCGACGAGATGGCCGCAGCGGCGCTGCGCGGCGCGCTCGCGGTCGGCTACGTCGGCGCCGGCACCTTCGAGTTCCTGGTCGACGAGCACGACCAGTTCCACTTCATCGAGATGAACTGCCGGATCCAGGTGGAGCACCCGGTCACCGAAATGATCACCGGGGTGGACCTGGTGCAGGAACAGATCCACATCGCCTGCGGTACGCCGCTGCGGCTGCGCCAGCCGGACATCCGGCCCCGGGGCGTCGCGGTCGAATGCCGGGTCAACGCCGAGGACCCGCAGCGCGGGTTCACCCCGACCCCCGGCCGGCTGGACCGCTTCGAGATCCCCGGCGGCCCGTTCACCCGGGTCGACACCCACGGTCACACCGGGTACGTCGTCGGACCGCACTACGACCCGCTGCTGGCCAAGGTGGTGGTCTGGGCACCGGACCGGGAACTGGCGCTCAACCGGATGGAACGCGCGCTGAGCGAGTTCGAGGTACGCGGGCCCGGCGTCCACACCACCATCCCGTTCCTGCGCCGGGTGCTGGACGACGCCATGTTCCGCAAAGGACGGCTCTCGACCGGCCTGGTCGGCCGGCTGCTCGACGAGCCGTCGCAGATCCGTACGGCCTGA
- a CDS encoding SRPBCC family protein, with amino-acid sequence MSITDDQQKVTAADITAILVRNCGLDPSGAADAPASSLAELGLDSLALLELQAVVADRYQVRIPPDSADLTIVEIAELVASELTGDDDAGAALDTGPATTAAADATGQPPGHTENSVVIAAPLDLVWAVTNDVDRWPDLFTEYASVQIVHRHGDTVRFRLTMHPDENGTVWSWVSERTADRSRRRVLAHRVETGPFEYMRIRWDYAEVLGGTRMTWVQDFAMRPAAPLDNAGMTERINTNSRIQLDIIRDRIETLARTADPVGGTP; translated from the coding sequence ATGAGTATCACCGATGATCAGCAGAAGGTCACCGCCGCGGACATCACCGCGATCCTGGTACGCAACTGCGGGCTCGACCCGTCCGGTGCCGCCGACGCCCCGGCATCATCCCTGGCCGAACTCGGCCTGGACTCGCTGGCATTGCTGGAACTTCAGGCCGTGGTGGCCGACCGGTACCAGGTGCGGATCCCGCCAGACAGCGCGGACCTGACCATCGTCGAGATCGCCGAGCTGGTTGCCAGCGAACTCACCGGCGACGACGACGCCGGAGCTGCCTTGGACACCGGCCCGGCCACAACGGCCGCGGCGGACGCCACCGGACAGCCCCCCGGACACACCGAGAACAGCGTGGTGATCGCCGCCCCGTTGGACCTCGTCTGGGCGGTCACCAACGACGTCGACCGGTGGCCCGACCTGTTCACCGAGTACGCGTCGGTGCAGATCGTGCACCGGCACGGGGACACCGTGCGGTTCCGGCTGACCATGCACCCGGACGAGAACGGAACGGTCTGGAGCTGGGTCAGCGAACGCACCGCCGACCGGAGCCGCCGCCGGGTGCTGGCCCACCGGGTGGAGACCGGACCGTTCGAGTACATGCGGATTCGCTGGGACTACGCCGAGGTCCTGGGCGGCACCCGGATGACCTGGGTGCAGGACTTCGCAATGCGACCGGCCGCGCCGCTCGACAACGCCGGCATGACCGAACGGATCAACACCAACAGCCGGATCCAGCTGGACATCATCCGCG